DNA from Rhipicephalus sanguineus isolate Rsan-2018 chromosome 11, BIME_Rsan_1.4, whole genome shotgun sequence:
tccccaatgccaatgagcttacccatacccgcgcacgcgaactgtcccaccgtgacgggcaatcggcatctaattttggggatggcatccggcagcttgattctctcctcacctttaatgagatctgcaaacattatcaattggccaggcgtagctttccactcccgcacccgcaactctcgaggaccaagtcagtcacattaagaatgctgcaaacgggtacttacccgtcgcctttagtgtacagcaaatttattgacagcataaagccgcactgccctcattgcgatgagagacgatgcacgttagcccacatgctctggcaatgcacggcgctgcgcgattgcgagaatctcagcacagaggacgcctggaggacggcaatcaccagctcggaccgggaggtccaaatccgggctgtccagagggcccgcaatttggcggaggggctcgctcttcctgtccccacgtgagcgcggcccgcagccgaccctccctcttgaggggaatcggctcctcaggacaatttataaataaagttcattgactgactgactgtctaTCATTCATTGCCATAGTTACATTTGATATAACTATTTTTACACACTGCTTCGCGATTGGTTCTGGCCACTACACAGCCACATTTCATCGACTACGAACATTGTATTGTTGCACTGAAGCAAGAAGACTTCCTGGTGCTCTTTAGGCAAGCCTACCCCTTGCGCCATTataacccacatatcatcatcgtcatcatcatcaacgctAGCCTTTTGGCGCAAGGCAACGCTATTTTATATGGAGCGAGGCTTGATTGCTAGGGATGCCGCGCACGCGATAACATTGGTACTATATTTTTTCCGTCGGTGCCTTCCGCGAGCGGAAAAATACTGCATGGCGTGCATTGTGAACTATGATCCCATTGTTCCTTTGTATAATCACCCGCGCTCTCGCTGTCAATACTTGGCTTTCGTTTCAGAGTTGCAGCAGCTAGCATAACTATTAAGAGTGACAACGGAAAGAGAACATGGCAGGATCATAAAGTGCGTACAGAATCAATAGTTAAATATAGCTCACAGCGCCTCCATCCGAAGTCTACTCCATAGTCTCATCGCTTGAACTTTCTCTTAGAAACTGCCACGCACCTCGCTATAAATTTGTCCGATGTTAGTATCGTATGCGTGCTTTACGTTCAGCTTTCAATTAATTGATTGCCCCATTGCACGGCCACGCTGTATAACCACGTGCCAGACTACTCATAGGGAGTGCGAGCGCCGCCTTAACGCTAATTTGCTCGACCGTCCCCACGTCGATACGTGTACATTGCTAGACGACTATGTCAGCAGTCACGAACTCTACACCTTTGACTGTATGGGACCAAAACAGACCAGTGCCCCAACCAGTAATCGACCAGTTTGTTAAGGTGAAGGATAATAATGGACTACATATCTACTACCCCGTAAGTACACTTCTGTGTTTTATTTTTACCGGATGGAGTGGCCAGCAGTGTGCAATCATTCTCTCTTTGAAAAGTCGTTTGTAACGCTCTAACTCAGAAGGCGACATTGGTAGTTCACTGCATGCTCTTTATGTACAGAGGAGAAATGTTGACATTACTGGACTCAATCATGCGACATGATTTTTATTGCACCAGTTACACAAAAGCCTCGACGTGCACACTGGAACTCATGTTTGTCTCTGCTTTCTAATAAATCATCTTCTCTCTATGCATGCTTGCTACAGGAAGGTTTATATCGGCACAAAAATTTGGTGCTACCAGTAGGTGGCTGACGGTGGCACTAGTCACCGCTACTAGCATGGTCGTTTAGACCCGCGCTCTTTTCACAGGCTGGTTTGAAAGTACTGCGACTTACGCTTTCACTTCCGAGAGACCCTAACCCAGCTGGTTCCTTCAGCGCTTAAAGAGCCCGAGCCTTAAGATGCCCTTAGCCATGTATGTTCACTGCAAATGAGCGATGTGCGATGAGTGGGCGACGAGGAGGCCATTGTGTCAGCAAACTGTTATGCCACTGTACACCTCCGAAATATTTCTAAATGCGTACGAAAGCTGGCTCTTCCTCTCGAAAAATCCACTTGCTCCGCCAGCGAAAAGACGTCTGAAAATGCACAGCGCACCAAAAGAGGAGGGTGAATGGGTGAAATGTAAGCAAGAAAAGGAGGCTGTGCGACACCGTGGCGAAGGTGTGATGAAACGAAAACACGTGGGTCCCAGGGAATGCTTCATATTTTTTTCGGTACCACCACGGTGTTCCCTAACATACATTTTATCGGAAAAGGCAGCAGAAGAATGTCTTGTGAAAATGCATATTCACTCACTCAGCAATAATGAGCTTCGTTTGCGAAGGAAAAGGACCACTGGCTTTTTCGCCGCACTTCCTTACTGCTTTCTCGGCTACTTACTGAACCAGATTTAGAAATTGTTTTATCGTAGAAGGTTACCCGGACGGTGCTTTAGAAATTACACTCCAAATCCGTGAATTCCTATGAATTACAAAAATCATGCCTCTGCAGTAGGGGTTGGCGAAACTGGTGTTGCAGCAAATAGAGGGGGCACACAAAAGAAGAGTAATTAATGAGGCATGTAGCCCCTAACCAACACTCCGACTATCGGTAACAGTGTGATGAAGAGTTTCGAATTTAGTGAAACCCTGGAAAATGAAATGAACTTTACATAAATATATGTACCACAACGTTAAATAACACCAAAGGTAAATATAGAAGGAATCTTACGAAACAAACAATCCTTGCACGATCAAGACGAACAGagataattgttggggctttacatGCCAAACCGCGGTGTGATTATGAGACGCGCCTTATTGTCCTGAAATTTTCACCACTTATTGTTCTCCAGCGTgcaaatctaagtgcacgggcctctagcatttcgcgtccatcgaaacgTGGCCTTGAAGGAAGAGTGCAGAAATGGCACGGATATTATACGAGATTGCAGTGGCCAATATGCCACTTATCTTGCGTGTGTATTTTCCCCATCGCCTCTTCGGCAAAAGAGTCGATAGACGCTGTCTTTTAACTCACGCATAATGTGAGCGCAATAAAATTGTCTGCAAAAAGAAAATCCACCAAAAGGAAAATTAAAGAGAAAGTAGACCAATACATATTCACACCATCACACCAAACAAGTTAAGTTACAGATATTTCAGGTGCGCGTATATGCTATTTTCAAATTAATTGAGAACAGCTTTACACGTTCCTGTGAGTGCTTGTTATTTACAAGCTACACACGCTTAAGTTGTTATCCGGTACACTCATCCACATTAGTTATGAGAGGATCACTATTTTATAGAACACGGTGCAAGTGTAAAGCCGGGTTCagactacagtcgcatctgtcacaagtgtcgtatcgcgtaacagctGCATTGCCCGTTAGCGTTGCTAACGACCTAGTATGTTCATATTGAGCTTTTCGGTAAGGCACATTTTTTTTACGACGCGCCAATCACCGTTCTGAAAGTGCGCTGCGGCCTCGCAACAATTGCTGCAGCCTAGCAAGGTTCACGTGTTTGACCATGGCTGGGCTGGCTGGACTAATGGGGACACGTGACGTGCGCTCTCATTAACGCATGTCGCGTCTGCCCTCTCGTCCGGCCGAGGTGTGGGTAGGGCGGCCAGTTTGGCTCCTATGAACGCCTGTTCTGCCTTCATGAAGCAACTTGGAGCATCGCTAtacgagtgcaaaaaaaaaagaaattcgaaATTGAGCGACTACCAGTAAACGCTACAAAGGTATTTTACTAAGTTATGCCGGCGTCTTCAGCAACCAATACGCGCATCACAGCAGACACTATTCGCTCTTTCCAGCTACGGTGTCGCCACCACGCGGGCCGCCgcgaaaaaaattcaccgatgaaCCGCCTTTCCGGAGCGGGCGGCCGGACCGTTGAGAAGCATGGAGGTTGACAGAAGCAAGCCGCTAAAAGCGAGGAGCAATCGAATGTGCTGCGTCCCACAGTGCAGTAATCGTGCTGTTCCTGGCACAACAAGTCTTCACTGCTTTCCTAAAGACAAGGAGGAGAGAAAATTGTAGACTATAAAGCTGCGAATCGGAAAGCCCGTGAGTGACACAATGGTGGTTTGCAGCGACCACTTTGAGAAAGACGACTTCTTTTGGAGCAACCTGGTACGTTGTGGAATTCGGTGGCTAGTTGCACCTGTTTCATTGCTGATTCATAGAACCTAGCTCGTTTATGAAGGTGGTTTCGAGCCGATGCGCCAGCGTCTGAAGAAAGGTGTTCTGCCGTCCCGCAAAATTCCTGTGCGCGCTCACGACGTCCCAGCGAAGGCGAGAAAGACCAGCAGAAGTTACGCTACGGGAGACCGAGGTATGTCTTCGATGTTTATTTCTTGCATTGACGCGCATTTATGACAGGTCTGCTTCGTGGTGGCCAAAATTTAACGTATTGAGCGTGTTCAACTTCATAGGGTGGGCACGAAAACTAAACAGAATTTAACAAACTGTTAGCACGCGTATCCAGAATGAGAGAGATTGGCGCAAGTGGCTTGATGGTTTAACGGGCACACGAGGACGGTTCTCGTTGATTGCTGCAGCACAGTTGCAGCAACTGCTCACTCACATTAATCAGCAGGCGGGAGGAGACATGCGTGAAAGCGCCCCTTGTGGGCTGCATTGGGGTTGGTGCTATGAATAATATTCATGTTTCACATCACTTGTCGTGTAGGTGACTGCTTATTTTAATTATTGAGCGTAGGATCTCACTAGTCAGTGGGATTGAAAATAGAAGATTGAATGAAAGCGCACAGTGGGAGTTAAAAAAATAGAAATGCGCAATAGATTCTGCGTGCATGTTTTCCTCAAACAACATCTAAGGTCATGAAGTATGTGTTCTTTTCAGCCGATTTTTGTGTAAATTATTTGAACTCGATCTTGTCAGCCCGACTTGTTTCTTGTATATTTGGCGAGTTGATACTGCCTAAACATATCTACTGCAGTTCCCGCAATTTCAGCCAGTGATGTTACAACATTTCTGGCTGAAAGGATGTTACAAACATGACTGGGGGGGGGTAATTTCATATATTAGTTTGCTATCTTAATATTGTGCAAGATGACCACCTTGTCACTGTTGCAGGAAGCACAGACCTGGAAACGGTCACACCTAGTGAAGGACATGAACAGTGCTTATGTGCCACTTCATCCGACCAAGACAAACCTGGAGACTGCGGTGAGCTGACCTTTCTAAAAGCAGTGTTCATATTAGAAGAAAGTACGTTCATGATAATAACAATAATCTTTTCGCGTGTTCCAGCTCCTTTATATTTTATTCACTTCTAAAACATTACCATGCTACATTTACTGGCAGCCTTTCTCGAATGCAATATTTAAAAGATGATCATGTTTAGCTGGCATGGCCTCACTGTAGAAATAATACATAGGTGGAGAGACTGTCTCGTAACATTTCCACGCGGGACAGGCACAGCACATGCGGTTTCAGTGATATGCTTTGCAGTGATTGATTGCAGTGACTAGAACACTCTATTTTGTCCATCCAACTGGCACAGCTGAGGTGGAGATAAGAGAACCGCATGGGCATGTTTTGGCTAcaaacttctttttcttcctacTAGTTTTCTGTTCCTTTTCTCCCCTATTTGCTGCTGCCAAAATGTACTTAAATATAAGGCTGTGGGCCTGTCAAGTGACACATATGTATATTTTACCTTTAGTCCAACCGTCATGATTTGACATATCATGCGGCAAATAAATTCAAATCGAAACTTTCAGAACCATCCCTTGATGAGTGGATCACCTCTTCAAGCTCCTGCGCAGCTTCACACTCGCCCCACGTGGAAGCTTCATCAGGTAAATTCTTGGTTGTTTATGTACTACCCTAATTACTGTATACAATGTGTTTTAATGTATTTTGTGATTTCAGAACACACAGCAGCTGAGGCACTCCTTCTGCTCCAGGAGTTGGGTATGGCTTCAAAGTCAGACAAGGCCACCCAAGTTAATACACAGCATGAATGTCTGACAAAGTTTCGCATCTCCGAGCTTATTGTAACTGATGCCCAGCTCAACACGTTCACTGGCATCCCAACGCATCAACTTTTTGACAGCATTGTTACCATTGTAGAaagatatgaaaatgaaaaaaaatggaagCTTCAGTGGCAGACAGGGTTTTGTTGGTGTTCATCGTGTTAAAGCAAGCTACTTCATTTTCATGTCTCTCCGTCCTCTTTCAATGCAGCATATCTTCAGTGCACAGGTATTTTGTTCACACACTACCCTTGGTCGCAGCGGTCCTCCAGTCAGCCATTGAATGGCCAACCAAAGAGGAAGTGCTGAACAACATGCCTGTGCACTTTGAAAAGTACAGCAGGGTCCGAGGTGTAGTCGATTGTACCGAAATTCCCGTTGAGAGGTCAAGATGTCTGACATGCCGCTTACTCACGTATTCCCAGTAGAAGAGCACATACACAATTAAATTTCTTGTATGTGTTAGTCCGGGAGGCACTATAACATTTGTAAGCGATGCGTATGGGGGTCGTGCATCTGATAAGGCAATAACAGAGCAGTGTGGGCTGTTGGAGCTGTTTGAACCCTTCACAGATGATATCATGGTTGACCAGGGTTTTTTTATTGACGACTTGTGTGCATCCCGTGCAATTGGTATAATTAGGCCCCCATTTTCAAAGAAAGATTGCCAATTTCAAGACAATGATGCCACCAAAACAACTGAAATAGCACGAGCAAGGGTACATGTGGAGCGGGCTATCCAGCGCATTAAGATATTTAAAACTTTTCGCACTACTGTGAACTGGGAAATGCTGCCATACATCAATCACCTCTTCATAACTGCATGTGGCCTCACCAACTTGTGTGCACCTATACTTGCTGATGAGAAATTTTTGTGAAAGTTGAAAGTGCAACAAAAGTGAACAGAATGTCTTTTTTTTGCGATGATGGAAAGTTTAGCAGGACACAGGAATGAAGATTAAGCGACAATACCTTAATTTGCGGTTTGCAGACGACATCGTACTTTTCAGCAGTACAGCAACGAATCACAAGAAAATGATCGAAAATATGAAGCAAGcctcgataataataataattgttgggtttaacgtaccaaaaccacgaaacgattatgagagacgccgtagtggagcgctccggaagtTTCACCCACATGGAATTCTTTATTGTACACCTAAAGCTAAGTAAacaagcctcaaacatttttgcttccttcgaaaatgcggccgccgcggccctgatttgatcccgcgacctgcgggccagcagtcgagcaccataaccactagaacaccgtggcgggtggcatctattgaaggccttcgaAAAATGCTTCAACCCTTCTTCTTAGCTGGCTTATGCCGTGCCGCTTCGGACCATgttttcttcttcaaggaatagagcATAATTACCACCTTGACCTAACGCCCGGCTCCCAACGTTATTCTGCTCCTGTGTAACTAAGTTAGACCTAAGTAGCGTTAGACCACCCTTGTAGGTTGGGCTTGTTGCTATAGCGTACTACACCATGAGGTTCCAAGAATAAGGATCCCAGGACGGTATCCGATAGTACGTGCACTGAGTAATGGATACTACAACTGAGAGCAGGACGAGGACATGAAAGAAAGAGATGTCAATCAGACTCGCGTCCGTTTTGCTACCCTAATCAgagggaaggggattaagggagcaAAATAAGGAAgcgagaaagggggagggggatggaGGTGCCAAACGCTGATGGCACCATTTCCtgattcattcatttttatttgttAAAATGAATAACATTCATTTCAGGAGAGCTTTTGGGTAATGTTGTATttaatgacatttttttcttcacgCGAAGACTCCATGAGAGTTTCTAATTACCCATGAAATTGGGTTAGGTTAAGTTTCGTGAGGGAgtgaagccgccgcggccgggatacgatcctgCGAGCTTCTAGTCAGCAGTCGACCGCCAtaaccactgtggcggggctgaACAAAACCTCTAAGTAAGGTTGAAGGCGAATATGCagaagacaaagataatgctaACTGTTTGCCGAAAGAGCGAGAATTGATGACAGAGAACCGGACCCTAGAATCAGTGGAAGAGTACGTCTAGCTAGGCCAAGCAGGGGATCCAATTGTTGTAAAGGAACTTTatggaagaataaggatgggttggtgCGCATACGGCAAGCATTCTCAACTCTTGACCGGCAACTTACCACTGTCACTAAAGCTGAAAGTGTGCAACCATTTCATTTCGCCAGTTCTAACAAACCGGGGTAGCTGATATCCTGTTAGAAATTACAGGGAAAAATTGACTTCCGCAGATCACGTCATGACAAGGGCAGATAAAAAATGGTCAGGACATAGGAATCGATAGCAAGAAGTGAAGCACGCCCGAGAATGGCAATGTGTTAGGTGAAGCGACGAAATAAGAAATTTGTTGGTAtagaatggaatcagctcgcgcagaCACGTTGGGTTGGGGGTAATTTGCAGAggctttcgtcctgcagtggacgtaaaAGAGGCTGATGAGCATCTGCATTCAATTGTGGATTGTCACATTTACCTGTTAAGTGATCTAGAGAAGTGACTGTTCACTCTTTCATTTTGAGAATAAAATTGCGCAGCATGGTTGCGAGGCACTAGGATGCTTTATACGCAAGATATCATTCATTGTATTGTCCGTGTCATTTCAGCATAGCAGAAGTGACATCACCACAGCCGTACACGCGAATGACCCGCGCCTGTCAAAAAATGGGTAATAGGCACAGTCTCTCCTTATTTTGTGCTCCGCTCTAGTCCATATGACCCCGATCCAGCTATCATTTGTGAGCAAGGATATCACAATGTACTAGCCATCCGCTCCAAGTTATAAAACCATGTTCATGCACAACTACTTTATTTGCTTCATTTTTCTGCGACAGTGTCAGGTTGAAATGTCCTTCCCCACAATGTTGTATTTACAAGTACTCTCCCCAAGCtatgtgcttttgtttttttctgttttgccaCATCAATTACCCTTTGTACAAATACATTTAATGTGTATATATGTTTTTATCGTGTATGTACCTTTTTTTCAAATGTACCATTAGATGTTACGTTGAATGGTCAATTACATGTACCCCGCTCGCTGATAAAGGAGCCTTTAAGAAAATAAAATGACCTGACCCAATCATAGCCTCATGCACTTTTATTCCCACTAACTCGCAGGAAATCCTGTAATATAACACACATCACACAGCAGCAATACTGACGAGCTTCGGAAGAATTTTCTTAAAATAAACAAACTGAAGCCTGCTCAAAAGATCCCTCATGTGCTTAGGGTCTCGTGGTACCTCAACGACCAAGCTGCTTACTTTAGAAAACACCACGAAGTGGCAAATGTCCATGTTCAGGACGAGCATTCCAAGCTGCACTTGAGAATAGTACTTGTGGGCCGGCTTCAACACGTACTTCTCACCGTCAAGGACAATATACGGCAACTTCTTTTCCTTCACCAAATTCACAATGCTGTGATTCTTCCCAAGTACAGGACACTTGACTTCGAGGAGAATTTTCATGTTTCTCTGGCGGCTTATGCCATCAGGACTGTAGCCTAACCAAGGAACCTCTGGTGAAATGACAAGGCCCAGTCGGCTGACTTTTACTTGATGAGTGGCTTCATACTCCTCAAGTGCCACTGGCTCATTCATGATGCCATATGCAGGTGCCTGGTTTCCTACAAAGGAGTCACGGCAGTACATCCTGTTTAGTTTTGCTTCCCATGTGTATTTTTCAGTTTCGTTGAATGTGTAGAGCTCACGGCAAACACTTCCAGTTATCCTTTTTCGTCTCTCACTGTGCCATAATGTGCAACTTTGAGTCACGGTGCGCTGACATACTTGTTTGGCTTTTTCATGGCTCACACACACCTTTTGTTCGTAGAACTCTCTTTCTTTTGGGGTAAGATTTGCCAGTGAGAACCTTTTCAGCTTAACGGTTGTTGCTTCATTTACAGCCTCAAAAAATTGAAAAGTGCTGAACTCCCTGAGACTTGCATTTACACGATCATGGGCGAACACTGTTGTAAAAAAACATGCCACATTTGCATCGCTGTCAACCGCTGCTGCTGGCTTTCTCTGACGTGACTTGTGCTTTGCAAGACTAGAGTTTGGTGCTGCCTTAACAAGTTCCGCTCTTATTGATTTCTCCACCtccttgtcgaagcacgttttTGGATGTTGTTGAACGTGGCAAAATCTGTCAACTGGCCGTGGCGTGTACAGGTTGGTGGCACTGATGCGACCCCACTGCTGCTGTACGTCAGTACATGATAGCCAGTCGAGGCTGTCTGCACTTGCTCTGtaataaaatgaataaaaattTGTTACAACGCATCTAGAAATTGTGTTCTTATTTGAAGTGCCTTTCTGCCTTTGCTTTTAGGTAATCGTGCAATTTAGTGTTGTATGACACAGCAACACAAATGGGGATTTCCACTGCTCACATTTCTAAACTACAGCTTGAAAGGTGAAATACAGGGCATTTTTGCTTTGTGTACAACGTGCATCTCGCC
Protein-coding regions in this window:
- the LOC119374115 gene encoding uncharacterized protein LOC119374115, with the protein product MRQRLKKGVLPSRKIPVRAHDVPAKARKTSRSYATGDRGSTDLETVTPSEGHEQCLCATSSDQDKPGDCEPSLDEWITSSSSCAASHSPHVEASSEHTAAEALLLLQELGMASKSDKATQVNTQHECLTKFRISELIVTDAQLNTFTGIPTHQLFDSIVTIVERYENEKKWKLQWQTGFCWCSSC